In Dysgonomonadaceae bacterium zrk40, one genomic interval encodes:
- a CDS encoding DUF4286 family protein, with product MIVFNTTFHVEAALQEEFVEYMLSVFIPGATRSGLLSSPRLARVFGEEGEEGHSYAMEFTAVDIAALERWNSEESQQVVTPLLEKFKEKVVGFSTVMQTISY from the coding sequence ATGATTGTATTCAACACTACCTTCCACGTGGAGGCCGCTCTTCAGGAAGAGTTCGTGGAGTACATGCTGTCGGTGTTCATACCCGGAGCCACACGCAGTGGACTGCTCTCCTCACCCCGCCTGGCGAGGGTATTTGGAGAGGAGGGGGAAGAGGGACACTCCTACGCCATGGAGTTCACCGCTGTCGACATCGCTGCACTGGAAAGATGGAACAGCGAAGAGAGTCAACAGGTTGTCACCCCCCTGCTGGAGAAATTTAAAGAGAAGGTGGTGGGGTTCTCTACCGTGATGCAGACAATATCCTACTGA
- a CDS encoding AMP-binding protein, translating to MTLSERTLGDWLEHWARETPDKEYIVYSDRDLRFTWKKFNERVDHMARGLIAIGVTRGSHVGIWAQNVPDWLTFLYATAKIGAVAVTVNTSYRTEELRYLMNNSDMHTLCMTDGVPGSNYTDIIYELLPELKTTQRGKLRSEHFPALKNVVYIGQEKYRGMYNTAEVLLLGKSVPDDELRRLRALTRCDDVVNMQYTSGTTGFPKGVMLTHHNIVNNGYLTGLHMQFTPEDKCCICVPLFHCFGVVLATMCCLTHGSTQVMVERFDPLVTLASIHRERCTVLHGVPTMFISMLHHPMFSMFDMHSLRTGIMAGALCPEELMRQVNEQMFMDLTSVYGMTETSPGMTQSRVDDPFEVRLATVGSDYEFTEVKVLDPETGQECPVGVAGEMCCRGYNVMKGYYKNPEATAQVIDAKGFMHSGDLGVKDAQGNYRITGRIKDMIIRGGENISPKEVEEYLYRMPGVRDVQVIAVASPRYGEDVGAFIIQKEGFRLTTEDVRDYCKGQIAKYKIPRYVFFVEAFPMTGSGKIQKFRLREMALELCKRDGIEIL from the coding sequence CATGGCCAGGGGACTGATCGCCATCGGCGTGACGCGTGGCAGCCACGTGGGTATCTGGGCCCAGAACGTGCCGGACTGGCTCACCTTCCTCTATGCCACCGCCAAGATCGGGGCCGTGGCGGTGACGGTCAATACGAGTTACCGCACGGAAGAGCTGCGCTACCTGATGAATAACTCCGACATGCATACTCTTTGCATGACCGACGGGGTGCCGGGGAGCAATTACACCGACATCATCTACGAGCTGTTGCCGGAACTGAAGACGACGCAGCGCGGCAAGCTGCGATCAGAACATTTCCCGGCATTGAAGAATGTGGTCTACATCGGACAGGAGAAGTACCGCGGCATGTACAACACGGCCGAGGTGCTGCTGCTGGGGAAGAGTGTGCCGGACGACGAGCTCAGGCGGTTGCGGGCGCTTACCCGCTGCGACGACGTGGTCAACATGCAATACACCTCCGGGACGACAGGTTTTCCCAAGGGGGTGATGCTTACCCACCACAACATCGTCAACAACGGTTACCTCACCGGTCTGCACATGCAGTTCACCCCCGAGGATAAATGCTGCATCTGCGTTCCCCTGTTTCACTGCTTCGGCGTGGTGCTGGCCACCATGTGCTGCCTCACCCACGGCAGCACACAGGTGATGGTGGAGCGGTTCGATCCGCTGGTGACACTGGCTTCCATCCACCGGGAGCGATGCACGGTGCTGCATGGTGTCCCTACCATGTTTATCTCGATGCTCCACCATCCCATGTTCTCGATGTTCGACATGCATTCACTTCGCACCGGCATCATGGCGGGAGCACTCTGTCCCGAGGAGCTGATGCGGCAGGTGAACGAGCAGATGTTCATGGATCTTACCAGCGTCTACGGGATGACCGAGACCTCGCCCGGCATGACGCAGAGTCGCGTGGATGATCCTTTCGAGGTTCGCCTGGCTACCGTGGGGAGTGATTACGAGTTCACAGAGGTGAAGGTGCTCGACCCGGAAACGGGACAAGAGTGTCCCGTGGGGGTCGCGGGAGAGATGTGCTGCCGCGGCTACAACGTGATGAAGGGTTACTACAAGAACCCGGAGGCGACGGCACAGGTGATCGATGCCAAAGGCTTCATGCACTCGGGGGACCTGGGGGTGAAGGATGCTCAGGGAAACTATCGCATCACCGGGCGCATCAAGGATATGATCATCAGGGGAGGGGAGAACATCTCACCGAAAGAGGTGGAGGAGTACCTCTACCGGATGCCGGGCGTGCGGGACGTGCAGGTGATAGCAGTGGCGTCGCCCCGCTATGGCGAGGATGTGGGTGCCTTCATCATTCAGAAGGAGGGTTTCCGCCTTACAACAGAGGATGTGCGCGACTATTGCAAGGGGCAGATCGCTAAGTACAAGATTCCCCGCTACGTCTTCTTCGTCGAAGCCTTCCCCATGACCGGCAGCGGCAAGATTCAGAAGTTCCGCCTGCGGGAGATGGCGCTGGAACTCTGCAAGCGGGATGGCATTGAGATTCTGTAA